The following coding sequences are from one Hippopotamus amphibius kiboko isolate mHipAmp2 chromosome 9, mHipAmp2.hap2, whole genome shotgun sequence window:
- the IFT22 gene encoding intraflagellar transport protein 22 homolog isoform X1, whose product MLKAKILFVGPCESGKTVLANFLTESSDITEYNPTQGVRILEFENPHITSNNKGTGCEFELWDCGGDPKFESCWPALMKDSHGVVIVFNADIPSHLKEIEMWYSCFVQQQFLQDTQCLLIAHHKPGSGSDKGNLALAPPLKKLKLVHSNLEDDPEEIRMEFIKYLRSIINSVSESRDREEMSIIT is encoded by the exons ATGCTGAAGGCTAAGATCCTCTTCGTGGGGCCTTGCGAG AGTGGAAAAACTGTTTTGGCCAACTTCCTGACAGAATCTTCTGACATCACCGAGTACAACCCAACCCAAGGAGTGAG GATCCTGGAGTTTGAGAACCCACACATTACCAGCAACAACAAAGGCACGGGGTGTGAATTTGAACTCTGGGATTGTGGCGGTGATCCAAA GTTTGAGTCTTGCTGGCCAGCCCTGATGAAGGACTCTCACGGGGTGGTGATCGTTTTCAATGCTGACATCCCCAGCCACCTGAAGGAAATTGAGATGTGGTATTCCTGCTTCGTGCAGCAGCAGTTTTTACAGGATACTCAGTGTCTGTTAATTGCACACCACAAACCAGGCTCTGGAAGTGACAAAGGAAACCTGGCTTTGG CACCACCCTTGAAGAAGCTGAAGCTGGTACACTCGAATCTTGAGGATGACCCAGAAGAGATCAGAATGGAATTCATAAAGTATTTAAGAAGCATAATCAACTCAGTATCTGAGAGCAGAGACCGGGAGGAGATGTCAATTATCACCTAA
- the IFT22 gene encoding intraflagellar transport protein 22 homolog isoform X2, with amino-acid sequence MKDSHGVVIVFNADIPSHLKEIEMWYSCFVQQQFLQDTQCLLIAHHKPGSGSDKGNLALAPPLKKLKLVHSNLEDDPEEIRMEFIKYLRSIINSVSESRDREEMSIIT; translated from the exons ATGAAGGACTCTCACGGGGTGGTGATCGTTTTCAATGCTGACATCCCCAGCCACCTGAAGGAAATTGAGATGTGGTATTCCTGCTTCGTGCAGCAGCAGTTTTTACAGGATACTCAGTGTCTGTTAATTGCACACCACAAACCAGGCTCTGGAAGTGACAAAGGAAACCTGGCTTTGG CACCACCCTTGAAGAAGCTGAAGCTGGTACACTCGAATCTTGAGGATGACCCAGAAGAGATCAGAATGGAATTCATAAAGTATTTAAGAAGCATAATCAACTCAGTATCTGAGAGCAGAGACCGGGAGGAGATGTCAATTATCACCTAA